The genomic region AGTCGGGCGTTCGGAATGCCGACGACGTCGCGCACTACGCGGTGCACGGCGCCAACGCCATCCTCGTGGGAGAGGCGCTCGTCAGTGACGCCACCCCCCGTGAACGCATCGCGGAGTTCACAGCGGCCGGGGCCGCGGCCATCGCCGCCCGGGCCTGAGCTCCCACCCAACCGTGGACCCATCTGTCCGCACGCCGTGCGGACAGATGGTGCCTGACATCAATAAGAAAAAGTGAACAGGATGGTGAGACTGATGGCCGATGCGCCAACAGCCGGCTCTGACCAGGGCTCGGTGGATGCATTCCTGCAGGGAGGCACCTCGCTGCGCCACGCCCCGGGACCCTACTTCGGCGCCTACGGCGGCCGCTGGATGCCTGAGTCACTGATCGCCGCCCTGGACGAGCTCGAGGACACGTTCGAGAAGGCCAAGGCCGATCCCGAGTTCACCGCCCAGATCGCCGACCTGAACAAGAACTACTCCGGCCGGCCCTCGCTGCTGACAGAGGCCAAGCGCTTTGCCGAGCACGCAGGCGGCGTCCGGATCTTCCTCAAGCGCGAGGACCTGAACCACACCGGCTCGCACAAAATCAACAACGTGCTGGGCCAGGCACTCCTTGCCAAGCGGATGGGCAAGACCCGCGTCATCGCCGAGACGGGCGCCGGCCAGCACGGCGTGGCCAGCGCCACTGCCGCTGCGCTGCTGGGCCTGGAATGCGTCGTCTACATGGGCGCCGAAGACTGCCGCCGGCAGGCGCTGAACGTGGCCCGGATGGAACTCCTGGGCGCCACGGTCATCCCCGTCACCAACGGTTCGCAGACCCTCAAGGACGCCATCAACGAAGCCCTCCGGGACTGGGTGGCCAACGTCGGCAACACCCACTACCTGCTGGGCACGGCAGCGGGCGCCCACCCGTTCCCCGCGATGGTCCGGTATTTCCATGAAGTCATCGGCGAGGAGGCACGGGCCCAGATCCTCGAGCAGGCCGGGCGCCTGCCGGACGCCGTATGCGCCTGCATCGGCGGGGGTTCGAACGCCATCGGCATCTTCCACGGCTTCCTCGATGACCCGTCCGTGAAGATCTACGGCTTCGAAGCCGGCGGCGACGGCGTCGAGACCGGCCGCCATGCGGCGACCATCACGCTCGGCCGGCCCGGGGTGCTGCACGGCGCCCGGTCCTACCTGATGCAGGACGACGACGGCCAGACCATCGAGTCGCATTCCATTTCGGCCGGACTGGACTACCCCGGGGTCGGGCCGGAGCACTCCTACCTCGCCGACATCGGGCGGGTCAGCTACGAGCCCATCAC from Arthrobacter globiformis harbors:
- the trpB gene encoding tryptophan synthase subunit beta, producing MADAPTAGSDQGSVDAFLQGGTSLRHAPGPYFGAYGGRWMPESLIAALDELEDTFEKAKADPEFTAQIADLNKNYSGRPSLLTEAKRFAEHAGGVRIFLKREDLNHTGSHKINNVLGQALLAKRMGKTRVIAETGAGQHGVASATAAALLGLECVVYMGAEDCRRQALNVARMELLGATVIPVTNGSQTLKDAINEALRDWVANVGNTHYLLGTAAGAHPFPAMVRYFHEVIGEEARAQILEQAGRLPDAVCACIGGGSNAIGIFHGFLDDPSVKIYGFEAGGDGVETGRHAATITLGRPGVLHGARSYLMQDDDGQTIESHSISAGLDYPGVGPEHSYLADIGRVSYEPITDSEAMEAFRLLCRTEGIIPAIESSHALAGAIKVGRRLAAEGSAAGDASDKIVIVNLSGRGDKDVATAAEWFDLLDKDSAEATIGKEGEQL